In the Paramisgurnus dabryanus chromosome 5, PD_genome_1.1, whole genome shotgun sequence genome, one interval contains:
- the LOC135748820 gene encoding probable E3 ubiquitin-protein ligase DTX3 isoform X2, whose product MNIRSYSSAGLGSAQSRTSPPVEPVEVDEIVMQYINEKKSEAYKRIVRNNVTITHNKGHVAFSSMTGDGILAQLAREQFITLYQKTATGLQTRTYNLDPRVISHLNAEFPEILIEISRDKKGLILTGSFISLEILDKYLNAQGSSQNQIQNTTQDYGTPNMQPVMPEKKIVEAKEETCPICLETIRKTDCEMLTKCKHCFCKQCLKRAFQEKPACPICGEIYGSLTGTQPKEGTMNHSKDDSSLPGYEKYGTITIKYYIPSGIQGNEHPNPGQSYHGASRTAYLPDSTEGRKVLKLLERAFNQRLTFTVGRSSTTGINNVVTWNDIHHKTSRSGGPTNYGYPDPEYLKRVQDELKAKGIY is encoded by the exons ATGAATATCAGAAGCTACAGCTCAGCAGGTCTGGGATCAGCTCAAAGTCGCACCTCACCACCAGTTGAACCTGTTGAGGTTGATGAAATTGTCATGCAGTACATAAACGAAAAAAAATCTGAGGCTTATAAAAGAATTGTAAGGAATAATGTCACCATTACACATAACAAAGGACATGTGGCCTTTTCATCTATGACCGGGGACGGCATTCTTGCTCAACTTGCACGAGAACAGTTCATAACATTATATCAGAAAACCGCAACAGGGCTACAAACCCGCACATACAACTTAGATCCAAGAGTTATAAGTCATTTAAATGCAGAATTCCCAGAAATCCTCATCGAAATCAGTAGAGATAAAAAAGGACTGATACTGACTGGTAGCTTCATTAGCCTTGAAATATTGGATAAATATTTGAATGCCCAAGGGTCTTCACAGAACCAAATCCAAAATACGACACAAGATTACGGTACACCTAACATGCAGCCTGTTATGCCAGAGAAAAAAATAGTGGAAGCCAAAGAGGAGACATGCCCCATTTGTCTGGAAACAATCAGAAAGACAGACTGTGAAATGTTGACGAAATGCAAACACTGCTTTTGCAAACAGTGTTTAAAAAGGGCTTTCCAGGAAAAACCTGCTTGTCCAATTTGTGGAGAGATATATGGCAGTCTTACGGGTACACAACCAAAAGAAGGCACCATGAATCACTCAAAAGATGACTCGTCTTTACCTGGATATGAGAAGTATGGAACAATCACAATTAAGTACTACATACCAAGTGGAATTCAGGGG AATGAGCACCCAAACCCAGGCCAGAGTTACCATGGAGCATCCCGCACAGCTTACCTACCTGATTCGACAGAGGGGAGGAAAGTACTGAAGCTTCTGGAGAGGGCATTTAATCAACGACTCACTTTCACCGTCGGTCGCTCCTCTACCACCGGAATAAATAATGTAGTGACCTGGAACGACATCCACCATAAAACCTCTCGTTCTGGGGGGCCAACAAA ttatggTTACCCAGATCCAGAATACCTGAAACGAGTACAAGATGAACTGAAAGCAAAAGggatttattga
- the LOC135748820 gene encoding probable E3 ubiquitin-protein ligase DTX2 isoform X1: MANSPLREVFTEVTLHINPSSTGSALKGKNVKVAEKDGCSYVSGTFKEVEDVWKCVAGHGVHSEEEMNIRSYSSAGLGSAQSRTSPPVEPVEVDEIVMQYINEKKSEAYKRIVRNNVTITHNKGHVAFSSMTGDGILAQLAREQFITLYQKTATGLQTRTYNLDPRVISHLNAEFPEILIEISRDKKGLILTGSFISLEILDKYLNAQGSSQNQIQNTTQDYGTPNMQPVMPEKKIVEAKEETCPICLETIRKTDCEMLTKCKHCFCKQCLKRAFQEKPACPICGEIYGSLTGTQPKEGTMNHSKDDSSLPGYEKYGTITIKYYIPSGIQGNEHPNPGQSYHGASRTAYLPDSTEGRKVLKLLERAFNQRLTFTVGRSSTTGINNVVTWNDIHHKTSRSGGPTNYGYPDPEYLKRVQDELKAKGIY, from the exons ATGGCAAACTCGCCATTACGAGAG GTGTTTACTGAGGTGACTCTTCATATCAATCCATCTTCAACTGGAAGTGCACTTAAAGGCAAGAATGTTAAAGTTGCAGAAAAAGATGGGTGTTCTTATGTCAGCGGCACATTCAAAGAAGTGGAAGATGTTTGGAAGTGTGTAGCTGGACATGGTGTTCATTCAGAAGAGGAGATGAATATCAGAAGCTACAGCTCAGCAGGTCTGGGATCAGCTCAAAGTCGCACCTCACCACCAGTTGAACCTGTTGAGGTTGATGAAATTGTCATGCAGTACATAAACGAAAAAAAATCTGAGGCTTATAAAAGAATTGTAAGGAATAATGTCACCATTACACATAACAAAGGACATGTGGCCTTTTCATCTATGACCGGGGACGGCATTCTTGCTCAACTTGCACGAGAACAGTTCATAACATTATATCAGAAAACCGCAACAGGGCTACAAACCCGCACATACAACTTAGATCCAAGAGTTATAAGTCATTTAAATGCAGAATTCCCAGAAATCCTCATCGAAATCAGTAGAGATAAAAAAGGACTGATACTGACTGGTAGCTTCATTAGCCTTGAAATATTGGATAAATATTTGAATGCCCAAGGGTCTTCACAGAACCAAATCCAAAATACGACACAAGATTACGGTACACCTAACATGCAGCCTGTTATGCCAGAGAAAAAAATAGTGGAAGCCAAAGAGGAGACATGCCCCATTTGTCTGGAAACAATCAGAAAGACAGACTGTGAAATGTTGACGAAATGCAAACACTGCTTTTGCAAACAGTGTTTAAAAAGGGCTTTCCAGGAAAAACCTGCTTGTCCAATTTGTGGAGAGATATATGGCAGTCTTACGGGTACACAACCAAAAGAAGGCACCATGAATCACTCAAAAGATGACTCGTCTTTACCTGGATATGAGAAGTATGGAACAATCACAATTAAGTACTACATACCAAGTGGAATTCAGGGG AATGAGCACCCAAACCCAGGCCAGAGTTACCATGGAGCATCCCGCACAGCTTACCTACCTGATTCGACAGAGGGGAGGAAAGTACTGAAGCTTCTGGAGAGGGCATTTAATCAACGACTCACTTTCACCGTCGGTCGCTCCTCTACCACCGGAATAAATAATGTAGTGACCTGGAACGACATCCACCATAAAACCTCTCGTTCTGGGGGGCCAACAAA ttatggTTACCCAGATCCAGAATACCTGAAACGAGTACAAGATGAACTGAAAGCAAAAGggatttattga